GTCGAAGCCCAGTTGATGATCGAGCCATTGGATCAGTGAATAGCCCAGACGGACACCATCGGCAAGGCGAATGGGGCCATTGCAAGAATGTCGTATACAGCGCCAACGCGTACGATTTTCTCATGTGTGGATTGGGTCATTGCGAGTCTCCTCCTGGAGTGGCCGGTTCAACACGTCGCGAATTTCCTGGAACTCCCCCGATTTCAGTCCATTACGATGGCGCTCGGCCAAGACTTGGATGATATGCCCAGCGCGGGACTCGGCGTCGACGATGTAGCCGGGAACTGCCGCTCGTTGCCGCAGCGCGACAAGATCGCTGAAACGTTCATCCGCCGCCATGATGGTCCGCGCCACAGTTGTCTGGACGTTACAGAGCCCCAGAACTGCAAAGAATGTGTGTGGGTTTTCCAATTGATAGATTTTTGCCAGAGCGTTCAACGCCGCCTTGGATACCGAATATGAGAGCATCCCGGCACGTTGGCGCAGTGCTGAAATCGATGATGAGAAGACCACGGTACTGGGGGGCTGCGTCGCACTCAGCACAATGTCCAGGACCATTTTCACGGCGCCCAGATTGAGCGCCAGGACGCTATTGAACTCCTGCATCGAGGTCTGCGTGGCCAGTTGGGGCGGGCTGCCGAACCTTCCCGCATTCAGGTAGACGGTCTCTACCGGGTTAGGGGTGCGCGACAGCAACGCCTGCAAGATTGCCGGCGCGCGCTCGATATCGGTTAAGTCGCACCGCAGGAAGTGGAAGTGCTCCTGTGGCGGGATATTGGCCGCAGGATTTCGTGACACAGCGAACACCTCGTCGCCCCTGGCCAGGTGATTGCGTGCCAGAGCGTTGCCGATACCGGTGCTTACACCGGTGATCAATATGCTAGCCATGATTGCCCCTAGAATTTTCCGATGTGATAGCCGCCATCGGCGCTGAGCACCGTGCCGGTGATGTAGCTGGATCTCTTGCTCAGCAAAAACACGATCGCGTCGGCGATTTCCTCTGG
The window above is part of the Pseudomonas sp. B21-048 genome. Proteins encoded here:
- a CDS encoding SDR family oxidoreductase, whose translation is MASILITGVSTGIGNALARNHLARGDEVFAVSRNPAANIPPQEHFHFLRCDLTDIERAPAILQALLSRTPNPVETVYLNAGRFGSPPQLATQTSMQEFNSVLALNLGAVKMVLDIVLSATQPPSTVVFSSSISALRQRAGMLSYSVSKAALNALAKIYQLENPHTFFAVLGLCNVQTTVARTIMAADERFSDLVALRQRAAVPGYIVDAESRAGHIIQVLAERHRNGLKSGEFQEIRDVLNRPLQEETRNDPIHT